In a single window of the Alphaproteobacteria bacterium LSUCC0684 genome:
- a CDS encoding IS1595 family transposase produces the protein MRKSRLSRLKQTKLMEHYVAGTTARCAADLVGVNFKTAAYYFHRLREIIALETQNNDVLSGEFEVDESYFGGTRKGKRGRGSAGKVPVFGILKRGGKVYTQIIPDASGQTLIPIIEDRIMPDSIVYSDCWRGYNVLDVSEFKHYRINHSVLFADKKNHINGIENFWNQAKRHMRKFNGIPAKHFPLFLKECEWRFNNPSPQTQLKQVKQWVNKHMG, from the coding sequence ATGAGAAAGAGCAGATTAAGCCGATTGAAGCAGACTAAATTGATGGAGCATTATGTTGCGGGAACGACGGCGAGATGTGCCGCTGATTTGGTGGGTGTAAACTTCAAAACAGCAGCATATTACTTTCATCGTCTGCGGGAAATCATCGCCCTTGAGACGCAAAATAACGATGTGCTTTCAGGTGAATTTGAGGTGGATGAGAGTTACTTTGGAGGCACACGTAAAGGCAAACGCGGGCGAGGTTCTGCGGGCAAAGTTCCTGTGTTTGGTATCCTCAAACGTGGCGGTAAGGTTTACACACAGATCATTCCAGATGCGTCAGGTCAAACGCTTATACCTATCATAGAAGATCGTATTATGCCTGATAGCATCGTATATTCAGATTGCTGGCGTGGATACAATGTCCTTGATGTATCTGAATTTAAGCATTACCGCATTAATCATTCAGTATTGTTTGCAGATAAGAAAAACCACATTAACGGCATTGAGAACTTCTGGAACCAGGCGAAACGGCATATGCGTAAATTTAACGGTATTCCTGCCAAGCATTTTCCGCTATTTTTAAAGGAGTGCGAGTGGCGATTCAACAACCCATCACCACAGACGCAATTAAAACAAGTCAAACAATGGGTTAACAAACATATGGGCTAG